A region of the Peredibacter starrii genome:
CGATCAAAGATGTCCACGGAAGAACCAAATAGCGTATTCTGAGCTTATCTCATTTGTGGCAGATCGACCTGGACACGATCGAAGATATGCTATTGATGCTACTAAAATCGAAAATGATTTGGGTTGGCGGGCTAATGAGAATTTTGAATCTGGAATCATTAAAACAGTAGATTGGTACCTTAAAAAGGCAGGTCGATAATGAAAGGAATTGTGTTGGCCGGTGGTAGTGGTACAAGATTGTACCCGATTACGAGAGGCGTTTCTAAGCAGCTTTTGCCAATTTATGACAAACCTATGATCTACTACCCCTTATCAGTTTTAATGTTGGCGGGGATTAAAGATGTACTGATTATAACCACCCCTGAAGACTCTGATTCTTTTAAGCGTCTTCTTCATGACGGTTCTTCATTTGGTTTAAAATTATCATATGCAATTCAACCTAAGCCTGAAGGCTTGGCTCAGGCCTTTATCATTGGTGAGAAATTTATCGGTAATGACAGTGTGTGCTTAATCCTAGGAGATAATATCTTCTACGGACAAGGATTTACTCCGATTTTGAAGCGAGCAATTGAAAACAATACGGGTGGTACTATCTTTGGTTATAAGGTGAAGGATCCGGAGCGTTTTGGAGTTGTTGAATTCAATCCTTCAACCCTAGATGTTTTATCTGTAGAAGAAAAACCAAAAAGTCCTAAATCTTCTTATGCTGCAACCGGATTGTATTTCTACCAGAACAGCGTGATTAATATTGCTAAATCTATCAAACCATCTTCTCGAGGCGAGCTAGAAATAACAACAGTGAACAATGTCTATCTAGAAAAGCATGCTTTAAAGGTCGAGTTGTTAGGCCGTGGATTCGCATGGCTTGATACAGGAACTCACGATAGCTTAATTGAAGCTGGCCACTACGTTGAGACTATTCAGAATATGCAAGGATTAAAGATTGCTTGTTTGGAAGAGATTGGCTGGAGAAACGGCTGGCTTAATGATGAGCAACTATTAGTGCAGGCCAAGCTGAATTCCAAAAACGAATATGGCCAATATCTCCTGGGCTTACTTGGTAAGGCATAATGAAAAATTACTCTGTTGATTTAAAGGGTATCAGTGATAATCGTGGACTTTTGGTCTCTTTGGAGAGTTTCAAGAATGTCCCTTTTGAAATCAAAAGAGTGTACTATCTCTGCAAACTTGATTCTCAAGCGCCGAGAGGATTTCATGCTCATAAGAATCTGAAGCAACTAGTTGTTTGTGTAAGTGGGAGCTGTGATTTTCTACTCGATGATGGGAAAGAAAAAATTCAAATAACTTTAAATGATCCGACGAAAGCGCTCTTTATAGAAAGCATGATCTGGCGTGAAATGCATAATTTTTCAAAAGATTGTGTGGTGATGGTTCTAGCAAGTGAACACTATGATGAAACTGATTATATTCGAGATTACGAAGTTTTTAAGATTAAGGCTGCAAAATGATTCATCAATTAAGTGATGTGATGTCTGAGTCAATTGGTGAAACCACCAATATTTGGCAATATGTGGTTGTACTTAAGGGGGCAAAAATTGGTGAGAACTGTAACGTTTGCTCTCACTGCTTCATCGAAAACGATGTCGTTATTGGCGATAACGTTACCATCAAAAATGGTGTTCAGATTTGGGACGGCGTACGAATTGAAGACAATGTTTTTATTGGTCCGAACGTGACCTTTACCAATGATCAGTTCCCTCGTTCAAAAGTTTACCCGGATAAGTTTTCTGGAGTGATAGTCAAGAAAGGTGCCTCTATCGGTGCCAATGCTACAATACTACCTGGTGTTACAATCG
Encoded here:
- the rfbA gene encoding glucose-1-phosphate thymidylyltransferase RfbA, translated to MKGIVLAGGSGTRLYPITRGVSKQLLPIYDKPMIYYPLSVLMLAGIKDVLIITTPEDSDSFKRLLHDGSSFGLKLSYAIQPKPEGLAQAFIIGEKFIGNDSVCLILGDNIFYGQGFTPILKRAIENNTGGTIFGYKVKDPERFGVVEFNPSTLDVLSVEEKPKSPKSSYAATGLYFYQNSVINIAKSIKPSSRGELEITTVNNVYLEKHALKVELLGRGFAWLDTGTHDSLIEAGHYVETIQNMQGLKIACLEEIGWRNGWLNDEQLLVQAKLNSKNEYGQYLLGLLGKA
- a CDS encoding sugar 3,4-ketoisomerase, which codes for MKNYSVDLKGISDNRGLLVSLESFKNVPFEIKRVYYLCKLDSQAPRGFHAHKNLKQLVVCVSGSCDFLLDDGKEKIQITLNDPTKALFIESMIWREMHNFSKDCVVMVLASEHYDETDYIRDYEVFKIKAAK
- a CDS encoding acyltransferase: MIHQLSDVMSESIGETTNIWQYVVVLKGAKIGENCNVCSHCFIENDVVIGDNVTIKNGVQIWDGVRIEDNVFIGPNVTFTNDQFPRSKVYPDKFSGVIVKKGASIGANATILPGVTIGEKAMIGAGTVVTKDVPPYAVVVGNPGKIIKMLEKES